GAACGCATCCGAACCAATGTTGGAAGCGTTATCGTCGGCAAAGAAGAGATTATCGACAAGCTGCTGATCGCCATCATTTCGTCGGGGCACGTTCTGCTCGAGGACGTTCCGGGAACCGGCAAAACGCTGCTGGCGAAGGCGCTGGCAAAATCGATCGACAGCACGTTCAAGCGGATCCAGTTCACGCCGGACCTGCTGCCGTCCGATCTTAGCGGCATTCATTTCTATAACCAGAAGCTGTCCGAATTCGAATTTCGGCCCGGGCCGCTCTTCGCGAATATCGTGCTCGCCGACGAAATCAACCGGGCCACGCCGCGGACGCAGTCGAGCTTGCTCGAATGTATGGAGGAGCGGCAGCTCAGCATCGACGGGACGACGCACCGCTTGGACCGGCCTTTCCTTGTCATTGCGACGCAAAATCCGGTCGAGCAGCAGGGCACGTTCCCGCTGCCTGAAGCTCAGCTCGATCGTTTCTTGTTTAAGCTGAAAATGGGCTACCCGACGAGGGAGGAAGGACTCGGCATTTTAAAACGGTTTCTCGTCGAGAATCCGATCGACCGCCTGGAGCCTGTCGCCGGGCGGGAGGAAAT
This genomic window from Paenibacillus humicola contains:
- a CDS encoding AAA family ATPase, with the protein product MSLQSIHTLAERIRTNVGSVIVGKEEIIDKLLIAIISSGHVLLEDVPGTGKTLLAKALAKSIDSTFKRIQFTPDLLPSDLSGIHFYNQKLSEFEFRPGPLFANIVLADEINRATPRTQSSLLECMEERQLSIDGTTHRLDRPFLVIATQNPVEQQGTFPLPEAQLDRFLFKLKMGYPTREEGLGILKRFLVENPIDRLEPVAGREEIAEAQNAFPSVFVSDDLLMYMLAIVEATRSHPDVSLGVSPRGSQALLRASQVHAALRGRDFVQPDDVKAMAVPVLAHRIALRSAQRLRADAAEQLVANILNTIEVPSDAPLASRS